The genomic stretch ccctctaggcCATAGTGATTCGGTCAACATGCTATCCATCTCACCCGACGGTCCATCTGACTTAATTTCTAGATAGGATCACTAAGCATAGTTTAAACTTAATCTTAAGCATTTTGACTTAATACTATCAATAgcatttaaacttattaaaataaaCATTAAGTTTGAATGTGAACCTCAATAGATGTACACTAACATTGAAAGAGAAAGATCATACTCAAGTTAGTGTCACCTTCACAATCTGATTCTTGTAGATCAGAAAATGTTTGTATATCTGAAGATAATGAAAaaataagaacaaatttactaatTAAAGCAACCACGTAACATAATACCTTAAATACAAATAAGAGGAGTCCCCGGGGCATGGTGccgcggtaggacatccaggttgtcatcCAGGTACCCACGGTTCGATCTCTAGCTACggcgtatttgtaggaatttttctccAAATGGAGAGCGCAATCAAAGGATACTGGGCGTCTGGGTTGGCTgccgcgtgcgcttcccgatttaccctggtggctggTGAGAAACTTTCGTGGGATCAGGCCGGTCAcccccagagatagtcaatgaggctaactgggattatcattttttaaatacaaataagAGATACAACATTACTTGGTGAGGCCGTGACCGACTAAGCTCTTGGCTGGGCTTAAGTGAGCTTGCAGTCGGCCAAGTGCACAGTCGGCAGAGCTAACTCACAACATGGCCGACCAAGTAAGCTCGTGGCCGATCAATCTTGCGGCAAGCCAAGCCATTAACTACGAGGTCACGACCGACCAAGCTTGTGGCCTCGAGGTCGTGGCTAGCCAAGCTCGCGACCGCAACGGGAAGGGGAGGTGAGGGTTTAGGGGAGAAGAGCGTACCGCTTGTCGAAGATCGAAGTGGAGAGGCATCGGAAAGGAGAAGACAGATTGTCGGAGATCAGAGAGGGGAAAATCAGATCGAGAGAGAAGGAATTTTGGTTGGGaatcaaaacctaattttgaTCTCTAGCGATGAAATATCGCTAAATTTAACAATGGAATTATACTCCGTTGCTATTTAACAACGAAAATTAAATTCCGTCATTATTTAACTATGGAAATTAAATACCATCACATATTTTTCAGATTAACtatgaatttttatttattaatgaccGTTATGGCAATGGAATTATATATCTGTCGCTAATGGGATTTTTTATAGTGACGTATTCGATAAGAAGATTCAAAGACAAGACATCTCAGTAGAGAGTCCCAAAGGTGAGATCATTTAGAAAGGGTAGACATGCTCTCTTGGTAAGACGAGATTTTAGGGTGACTGTAATGCTGGGTTTACAAAATCTGAAAAATTAGGTTTTGTAAACCTAATAGTATTGTAAGTGATATAGAATTTGTAAACCCAAAACATAGTATCCAAAATTGGATGCATGTTCAGAATAATTAAAAAAGATAAAAGAATTAGTGGGCATGACCCCAAGCATATTAACAAATTAATTGATATGTATATTATAACTATGGATTTATGGtagtatataaataaatattataaataaagatagtaaatagaaaatatagataatgatatgGTGAGACTCAATATAAAGTTACTTCTTAAGTTTATGATTGTAGGGAGAAATTTATAAAAGTTATAAAGAGCTCCCACTATGATGTGGCAGCAGGGAAAAACCTCCCTCCCATAGTGGAGGGAGGTTTTTCCCTTTACACGAAGAAGTGGCTCCATGGTTACGGAGCCGCTTCttcgtattttttatttttatatatatattttttattttaataattataaaaagatAAAAAGAGAACAACGACTAATGTTTTAGTCGTTGAACAACGGCTAAAAATTAGCCGTTGTTCAAcggttataatttatttttttaatatataaaaaaaatctataaatatgagATCTATTTCATTCATTCCATTGCTATCTTTGCTCTCAACTCATTTCTTCCTTTCATTCCCTATTTGTATTCGAGATAGATGAAAATTTCAATACTTCCTTTACGaatcttttgaattcttcaaatacGGAAGGAAATacatctgttggatcgagacgcgctagagggaggggggggtgaatagcgctcgtggctattttcaacgattatcggaatcgtaagagttaaaacgcagcggaataaagaaaacaagcacacaaagacaggagaatttacttcgttcggagccttgatcgactcctactcgaaggcccgcgatccttgatcgctttccgtgggcaacaactataagctcacaaaaactattacaaactaattacaattcaaagcagtaaaaagattataccgacaccaaaagactaaatctgaagctccggggtgTCGAGGTGTCgttacagcacttcgggatcgtctcgtaggcagcttgtagcaaaCAGTTCACTTGGAAGTCGATATCTCTAGatgctggtcgagatgtccttttattggacgttcaaggcgcctccagtgccagtcaaggcgccttgaaccccaaaacTTATCCCTGTTCCTGCGCTGTGATAACCTCCGTTGACTGTTTGCTTATcccaacctgaaggcgccttcatcaaggctccaaggcgccttcaatggtccaaggcgccttcaatccctatgaaggcgcctccagccccaCTTCGCAGCCAacttcaggttttgcacccgaggcgcctccaagctccatggaggcgcctcggtactgttcatccgaggttaatctttgtactttggtccctgcaagatacattaatcccaaatataccctgcagcacaaagttagcagataaaacataatagaaatatgataaatatgaagtttgacagtcatcggactgtccgagtctgacttcgggtttccaaccggaaaccctaggtcgacccgacgcctactgttccctctatggggaacgcgtcctcacctactccactcaggaggtttacctgttgccagtctggtcctccagaccgacttgactttccgcctagggttatcaccccctaggacctagggttaccgccccctagggtttttctccacctagggttaccaccccctaggacctaaggttgccgccccttagggttttcctccacctagggttaccgccccctaggacctaaggttgccgccccttaggattttccttcacctagggttaccaccccctaggacctaaggttacctccccttgggattttccttcacctagggttaccaccccctaggacctaaggttaccccccttaggattttcccctgcctaaccgcagttaggactttcctgaaacactcattcaacatgttagataacagagaatcttaactttgaatcccctttgccattatcaaaacttaggttcgatcgtcggatgcttcttgcaccaacaacATCTTCTCAAAATCTCGCACTCCTCCAAATATCCAATATCCTCATATTTTGTCTCACACACAATATCCTCCAAATGttcaaaatatttcatatgttccacAGTATTCTCCAAATTTCCCAAATtcccaaagttctcaaaattttttgcaAACGTGGAATTCAATTAACACCACCCCAGCTCCATTTGGTATGTATTCATCCCAAGATTAGTCAGCAATGGGTAGCTAACTTGGGATGTCTTATCCTTATGTATTTTCTCCTACTCAACCACCTGTCATACTTTTGAATGAATCAAAAAGGACAATTATTGATTCATCTATCAGCGACAAAGAATCTCTAACATCATTATCTGTTCCAGCAACTCAGTTGCCACCACACTCATCACAAGAAGAGCATGAAGTTGAGCTGGAAGAAAATGAATCGAAATGaagattttggtctctcgatgaagatGTGGTCCTTGCGAAGTCATAGGCAACTATAAGCACTGATGTAATCATTGGTAATGACTAGAAGGATCAAGCTTTTTGGAAATGTATAGCTGATTACTACAACAAACATCGCCCCACTGGATCTATGACGAGAAGTTATCAGCGGCTGAAATCATATTATTATAGGTTTGCACCGATGGTAAATGAATTTTCTGcaacttataataatttttatactcatcgACAAAGCGGTTGGAGTGACGAGAATGTATTGGAGAATGCATTAAATATGTGGAaagccaacaacaataacaaggatTTTAAGTATATGCATGTCTGGAGGGTTCTCAAAGAATATGAGAAATATACTCCACAATCAGTTGCTCATTACTCTAACAAGAAGATAAGGGCATCTGAATCAGGGGGAAACACTTCAACATCAAATTCAGATACAAGTGTTGATTTAGATGACTCTAAAATCCGCATTCGTCCAATAGGGCAAAAGGCAGCGAAGAGAAAGGGTAAATCTAAAGCCATAGAGGGCGACACAATGGAACATAGCATCGACAAAGAATGacaagatattaaagaatatcaaataCAAAAAATGACTTTACGGGAAGCCGAgatctttcataaggattatAAAATTCTTATGAAGGATACCAGTGAGATGACACCAGGATAACTTTATTTACATGAGAAAATGGTGGAAAAAATTTAAACAGAAACATGACTTGGTGTAGATGAGTTTacgtttatttttatatattattataatttaggtctttttatttgatgcacgataatatttatgtatttttagaattattaatgttatttcatgctagtaatttataaatttaaattttataaaaatttaatggtGTATAATGTAAAATATGGAGGAGAAATGAGAATTATCATATAATGAAAAGTGTGAGACCCATGAAAGAGTCGTTGAGAGGTTTTTTGATAGTGGAAAGAGGTATgaggtttttaacttttgatgtggcGCAGACATAGCAACGAAGAAGCTCTCAATGGGCTCTAACCACGGTGAATGttctaagtttttttatttttgatatgataGTGATGTGACATAGTAAATCTCATTATAAAATTGGATTTATAAGTTCATGATTATGATTACCTTTAGAAGCATGCCCCCTTGGTAGAAAACTTAATTTATGTGAAATCAGTGTGTATGAATGATTTGTACTTTTGAGTTTTGAGTAGATTTGACTGAGGTGAGAACTGGACTTCAGAGTTAATCAGAGTCGATGATGAAATTGACTAATGGTTAATTTGACTAGCAAGCTAAGTCAGATCTGATTTGTTAgtgaataaattatttctattaaTAGACCAAACAGGTCAACCCGAAATCATGTGAATACTAATAATTGCTTATAGACTAAACAGGTCAATCAGAAAGTTTTCCATCTGATCTAATATCAAATTTCTACATGATATTGATGACAATTAGTTGATATATCCTCTCGTTCCTTTCATCTTTCGCTTTCACTCCATCAACTAGTTCATCCAATCTTCTCCTTTGCCTCGTTCATCTCACTTAATTCATTCTGATCTGCTTAATTCGCTTAACCTCTCTTTTCGTTGGAACTAGCTAGCTGTTCGGCCTGGCAAATTTACACGTGAAATCCTACTAGAGAATCCAACACGACACCAAATAAACAGCCGCCAGCGGGCCCAACCCAAGCTTTGAACAACCATGCAAGTTGCATGCATGCTTCATGTTCTGTGCTTATTTTTGTTCCGATTTGAAGCCCAGCGCAGGTAAACGCACAGAGGAGAAAAGTCACGGTGAGAGTGATCGATGCTGCGCGCGCGGTGGCCCAAGGTTAAATGATCAACAAGCCTCCAAAGTTATTCGCCGGCGACGTGCGACTGCTTGGTCGTGCAAGCTCGACCCTCAACACCAGCTAGCCATTGCCTAGCTAGAGATAAACAACAGCACACGCGGTCACTATTGATCCTTCTGGAGGAACAAGACGCGAAGGGTTCTGAATGCGTGAGTGGGGCCTGCCTATTCCTGCTAGCTAGCTACTAGCTGCGTGCGTTGTCTCATTGTCAACATCATAATGCAAAATAAGTGATGAGCACAAGGTGTGAATAGTTGATTCAGCTTCGCTTTGACTCGAATCAGAGTACCGGAACTCCTTTAATTTGGCAGCATCCCATTCTCTATGCGGAAGAGGATCAACCAGTCCACTTTTTATAAATTAACGAATAATtcataatttaattaggtcagatcatgatcataatttaatcaTCTGATCatgattaattatgatttttattcaCCTTTCtactttaaattataatttaaatcggGACTGATGATCGAAATCATCCGAAGACCTCCGCAGTGGGCGGATGGCCTGATTGCCAAGTTCCAAGTGAGGATGGTCTTCGAgcgtaattataatttaaataaaaagataaattcaGAATGACCATAATCACAatcaattataattaaattatgattacaaaccgaccataattaaattatacaCGATCCTCTTATAATTTATACAAAAGTGGATTAGAGAATTTGATCTCCTCTCTACACGACAAATTTTTGGGACCCCTTTTCTGGCGAGTGCAAGGTGTGAATGCGTATTACTACTGTGACTTAAGGGCCGGCCGATTTAAGAACcactattttaatttttaatattttatttttatatgattaaataaaaaaattactagCCCTGTGGAAAGATCAGTTAGTTATAAAATTCATTTTGAAAGATAGAGGATAAGAGACAAGGCGCGTTGTTGTATGTAATTAGCTCATTAACCTGCAGAGTAAATTATTGTTGGGGGTGTCTTTTGGTTAGAGATTATCTTTCGTAATTTTAGttattcataataaaatttttatttaatttaactaattaatgaTTTCTGAATAATATTTCATGTCTAACATATCAAATAAAAGGGacatgtataatttttttttaatttcaggattaataaattttgtattaaaaatatcctccgataaaaaaatgtgaaaaaaaatttaccgaaaaaagtttaaaaactttaaaaaataaaaaattataatacagtaaaatattaaactagattattaattaaattttttaaataaataattattattaccctacataaattaaataaaataatatttgattatattttttttttttataattttaattatgtgattatataataattatataaggaAGATTATATTTTTACAGTTGATAGACATGATTATTTTAATTGGATTGTAACAAATTTTGCGGCCTAGGCGTCCGTTGTTTGTCAAAGTCATCGCTAAGTCAAAGCTTTGTCTTTTTGTTTAACAAAATATATAGTAAAAGAGATACATTGTGTTGCGACTCATTGATCATCTCTTAGGACTTATTTGctataaagttaaaaaaaaaaaaaaacagcaacGAAAAAGAAATTAGTAggaaaaaaacatagaaaaactATTTTCCATTCAATTATTTTCTTTAACGAaggaaaaaactaaaaaaaaaatggagGATACTTAAGTCCTGATAAGACATTAacatttatctttatttatttttattgatcCAAGTTGATAGTTATTGTGATAGTGATGTAGCACATTTTGTAGAGGGATACTTTATATATCAGTAGTCTAATATTCTTATTAATGCATGCTTGTACATGTCCTTACTTATTTCTAAAGCTCATTGCTTAATATTAATATGAATTTTATATTGGATTACTCCGCATCTAACGAATCTTAGATTCTATTCTAGTTATAGTTAATAGGTTTTCAAAGATAACATATTTTATAGCTTATAGGAGGAATATGGATACTATCTGGATTGTTCATTTGTATTTTAAGGAGATCGTGCATTTACATGATGTTTCTCGATTCATGACTTTAGACTGTGATACTAAATTCATTGATAATTTTTAGAAGAGCTTATGAGAAAAATTAAAAACACAGTTGAACTTTAGTAGTACTTATCACTCTAGATAGATGAACAGATCGAGATGGTAAATCAAAGTTTGGATAATTTTCTAAGGTGTTTAACAGGTACTAAATTGAAGGAGTGGAATTTGACATTACCTTAAGCAGAATTTGCCTACAATAGATCAAGAAATAAGATCACAGGATTAAGTCCTTTTTGAGATTGTCTATAGGTGGAACCCATCTAGGGTTCTAGACTTAACTCCTATGTCCACGTGTGAGATGATTTAGCCTTAAAATAAATGAGATGACAGAGCATTTTCGGGCATTCGTGAGCAAGTGAAATTGACAATTTTGGATAGCAATACCAAGTTTTAGTCCCAAAAAGGTATGTTTAATCCCTCGTCCGAGCCTTtgaagattttattattatttttatggtatttaggGTACTTTGATATTTTTTGTATTTATGAGTCTTAGTTTGTCTATGTCAATGTCTTATtttgttaatttcaatttctatcaaaagatttttttttggaaagaTATCTTATCTTTTTCTATAAGATTGAAATTGAGGTTTATAAATTGATCGTCCGAAAACGGAGATGATGACAAACTGGGGATGTGGCTGAAAAGTTGACGAGATGAGGACTCCGTGTAAAGCTGCAACACAGGAGGTGCTAGTGCCCAACCGAGAAGAGGTTCCCGGtagtgaccctccgacgctcaagtcagtttttgataaataaaaaaatggaaAACTATAGCAAGAGTATGTAGAAAACGAAGTTGCACATACCTCCATTTGTAGATGAGAAtctccttttatagtgtcactgtagtaTTTGTGCACATATCTCAAAACGTAAACATATTTTCATAGGCGTCCTaaaaaaagataggtcaaaaagtgtccctgacactaTTTCTTAAGCAGCCATGCAACTTTATAATGTGATAGCTTGGAAGTTTCTAAAGTATGATTTACCTGTTGGACATGCTCTGCTGTCAGCGGTACAAACTCTCAAAAAGATATGATGAGATAAATAGTAGGTTCACACGCGGCCGACCGGTTGCCACTCGGGCGAGTATTCCCCCGTCTAGATATAATGCACTGAATTATTGTCCTGCTTTTCGTTCGATTGTATTATTGTCAGAGGGTTGCCCTTTGTCCGACTAGACATGCCTCACTCGGGGTAGCGGTCCGGGAGTATTGCTTTCTTATAGCGATCGTTCAGGCATGACTGGCGCCGATTGGGTTGTCACACTCGACAGGATAGATGAGACTGTTGCTCGACTTAATTGGTTTGCTTCATGGGTCTGGACCTTTGACTGTTCTAACTTTGACCTCTATATATACTACTTTTCTTCTACTTTGATCCACTGATGGACCTCTTTTTTATCACCACATCATATAtcatgatttttattttaaaattagagtTTTATATAAACATATATTTCAGCTCTTTAGTAATAACAAAGTTTTCCTTTTGAAAAATCACGAGATTTTACCTCAGTTCCATCATCTCATACGCCCACTATATATCATCACAATGTAATTCATATAGAGAACATTAACATATGATGTGTTTCCTCGGGACGATATGATGGTTAAGGTATATGATACTATCATATGAGATTTTGAGGTAAAAATTTAGCGTATCCGAGCATGTCTCTCCTTATACCTTGTCACCTATATTATAACTAATAGCCACTGATGATTTATCTTCTTCATGTTAATTTATGGAGGGATTGATGAGGATAATAAGATGAGTAAATCACCTTTTGACATTGATACGGATATAGGCTAAGGGTAGAGATGAAATTAGAGAGGAGAGGAGGGGCAAATGCGTCATTACCCTGTGTAGGGTTTTAATTAAAAACACTGTAGCACTTgaaggaagggggggggggggggctgcgGGCTGGGGTTTGGTGGGTGCGCCGCCATCGCCAACAGGAGAAGGAggcttccttcttcctccttctactGCTCCTCGCCGGCGCCGGCGCCGACCACTGCCTACCCTCCTCCCTCTTGCGTtcctctctctatctctctctctctctcttcctcccGTCGCAGCCGCCAACAGAAAATGGGGAGGAGAGGTTCGTGCGTGGAGAGGCGCCACCACCACAGGACTCCTTCCTCCTCATGCCTTTCGCCGGAGTCGATCGCCTCTCGCCGGAGCCACCGCTGGATAGATCGACAGCCACCTCTCCTCTCCTCCTTGCAACATCGCTGCCAGCCTCCTCTCCTCGCGAGATTGCAGTTGGATTCTCCCTACTCATGCACACCTCACGATGCCCCCCACTCGACCGACACTGCCCTCTTTTCCTTCCTCGTCACAGCGACCAACCCTTACCGCCACGAGCTCGGTCTGCCCTCGCCCGCGTCAAGGGCGTAATTGCGCGTTGATCAGCCCCTTGTCGCCGTCATCGACCCGCGTTCGCAAGCGTCACAGACGGTTCTGAGCCGTAGCTATCTCCCACCGCCGTGGAAGGCTTCCGGTTTGCATGGCGACACGCTTTTGATGTCGATCCGGTATCAGACGCATGTTGACGAGCGAGATTATGCTCGCCATCGATGCATTGTTGTGTGTCGGCCTTCGAGCCGCGATTGTGTTTCGGACTATGTGTCGTGCTGAGCCTCCTTGGCGTTAGTATATCTCGGTCTACGTGCTGGTCTCATGTCCCGATCTACGTGCCGGTTTCATATCTCGGCCTATGTGCCGACCCAGTACCTCTCGGTCTGCGTGTAGATCTTGTTTTccagcctgcgtgccgatctcgtgtcccggcctacgtgccgaagTCAAGTCCCGGCCTGCGCGCCGATCTCCTTTCTCGGCCTGTGCGCCGATCTCctttcccggcctgcgtgccgatatcAGTTCCTGGTCTGCGTACCggtgtcttatcccggtctgcgtaccggtGTCTTATCCCGATCTGCGTACCGATGTCTTATCCCGATCTACGTACCGATCTCATGTCCTGGTCTGCGTACCAGTATTATATCCCGACCTACAGCTCGTCTTCCGGGTCCGTGTCGCGTCCAGCTCCGCGTCttcagatccagctctccagcctgatcagagtcagctactcttccgggtcgcgatAACTctagccgcgtcccatccgagggcaccccctgggccagggtatgttCCTCGTTCACATTTTATACGCATTTCATTATTTTgtggcttagtcttgtactcatataaTCGTTGAATCTGCCTCGAGTATtggggtaccgggggccgggtcaacccggtcgctggctgcaggtagcgttgaccagaggacttttggagacttggtcaacacgggagccatctcagcacacccccctccgggacgcCGCGACTTCATCAATATTCtcgccacctcacccgacggtccgtctgactcagcttccggacgggatcaaatttggcgccgtctgtgggaacacatgcACCTGTtctggaatgtgaagatggatgacgtcgggaggttctctgtCATTATCACAATCCCAGAGGATCTCgacgaacatattatcttctatcctcactccaccggtattcgggagttgagggattcagtggagcttcagctggccgacaggttagttttttCATTATGTTTTTTCCTTGACTCGACGGGTATTTAGGAGTCAAGGGATCGAGATAAACCCTTAGTCGGTGGCATGACTCTCCGACCAGGTACGATTACCAGCTCTGCTCTCGCTTTTATACGGTTATAGGAGCTGCTAAAGCTCCCTGATAAtagagtaagatcctagttccttgatcaaagactagagcctttgatttttgatcggacactaggggcccagctccccactcatacactaggggcccagctccccactCAAACACTAGGGGCCCAGCCCCCCCGCTCATATACTAGGGACATAGCTCCTCGATTATTGACCCGCGGTACCACTTTCCGtgcgatcaggatctaggggcctcactctttgattacaggctaggggcctTTTTCTCCGATCAAGGACTAGGGATCCAACTCCCCGATCAGGTAtgttataggctctgcaccctttatcaggaggctctgcatcctcttaccaTTACAGGCCTTGCACCTTTCACCatggggctctgcatcctcttactgttaTAGGTGTTTCACCTTATTGTTATTATATGTTCTGTATTCTCCACCTGTTTTGCATCTTCTTATGTATATAGGCTCGGCTTCCTTCACCCACGGTGCTATGCCTGCCTTTACTTTTATGAACTCTGCTCCCCTATATTGCCATGAGTTTCATTCTCTTTGGCGGTCAGGGCTCATATTATCatcttctcccctcgctccacgggtattcgggagttgagggatcgAGACAAATCCGCAGTCAGTTGGCACCACACCGCTATCAGGTATGACATAAGCTTTATTTCCTCATGTTGCTACATGCTTCGCTTTTACTagcttcaaggcttatcctcccccgttcgggggtGAGCGGTTTTCACTAGTCTCAGACCAACTTATCGGAtttcatatctcccccgttcgggggtgagcggttttcactggtctcagaccatcttattggatttcttatctcccccgttcgggggtgAGTtttcgccaccggtctcggaccgtaGTACATTATCATTTACCTCCCCCATTCAGGGTCGAgacatcgccaccggtctcggaccggagtattattactggtctcggaccagcgccatcgccaccggtctcggaccggagtatcattactggtctcggaccagcgccatcgccaccggtctcggaccggagtatcatcaccggtctcggaccagtgagctctgccctcacgcccaacgacctttcaggtcggctcccatgcgagaattaaaagtgagctctgttctcacgcccaacgacctttcaggtcggttgtcccagactctcgcctcagtgcgagttataagtgagctctgttctcacgcccaacgacctttcaggtcggctcccatgcgagaattaaaagtgagctctgttctcacgcgccaacgacctttcaggtcagttgtcccagactctcgcctcagtgcgagttataagtgagctttgttctcacgcccaacgacctttcaggtcggctcccatgcgagaatcaaaagtgagccctgtgcccacgcccaacgacctttcaggtcggttgtcccagactctcgccttagtgcgagttataagtgagctctgttctcacgcccaacgacctttcaggtcggctcccatgcgagaatcaaaagtgagccctgtgcccacACCCAACGATctttcaggtcggttgtcccagactctcgcctcagtgcgagttataagtgagctctgttctcacgctcAACGACTTTTCAggccggctcccatgcgagaactataagtgagctctgtcctcacgcccaacgacctttcaggtcggtagtcccagacttaTGACGGTCAGGCCTCAGATTATTCTCTTCTCCCCTTGCTcaacgggtattcgggagttgagggatcgAGACGGATCCTCAGTCGGTTGGCAGCACTTTgtgatcaggtatgataaaggttcTATCCCTTTATATTGCTACAGGTTTCGCTGTTATGGGCTCCCaggcttatcctcccccgttcggggttgagctattaccaccggtctcggaccagagtattacCCCCGGTCTTGGATCAGAGTATCActaacgatctctcggtcagGCGATCAGACTAATTCCCATTGTCTTCCAGACCAATCCCTGGTCGGGCTTTCAGACAAATTCCCTGTCGGGCTTATGGACCAAGTCCT from Zingiber officinale cultivar Zhangliang chromosome 5B, Zo_v1.1, whole genome shotgun sequence encodes the following:
- the LOC121987045 gene encoding uncharacterized protein LOC121987045; the protein is MVNEFSATYNNFYTHRQSGWSDENVLENALNMWKANNNNKDFKYMHVWRVLKEYEKYTPQSVAHYSNKKIRASESGGNTSTSNSDTSVDLDDSKIRIRPIGQKAAKRKGKSKAIEGDTMEHSIDKE